TTTATAAGCCCCCTTACATGTTCTCGACAAGCGCCCATTTATATTAAATTTTTTAAGTTCTCTTTCTCCTTAATATGCTCCTCATAAAATTAAAGCAATTTTTTTCTAACTGGCTGCATTTAGTCCATTTAGAGAGTACCTTAAAACGGCCAACACTATAGTCAAGATTACTGAGAACGTAGATAGTAAAAATTGAACACGGGCTCTTAGAACCTAAGTTTGGAGGATTTTTTAGATTACCAACCTGAGTTTGGAGTTTTTTTACTCTTTCGACTGCGTCAAAGCCTGGGAGATGAACAAATGGCAAGGCTTTCACATCAGTCCAAAGAAAAAAAAATCCAAATTCGGTTATTAAAACCGCTAATGACTAGATTTGAATAGAGAGGATTGAGCTTATTTTGCAGAAAGAAAAAGAAGAAGGGAAAAGATCCAGCAGAGAAGTGGAGGCTGCAACAACAGCCTCACTTATTTTAAAATCACGCTATTGTTCTATTTTAATCGAATTAAAGAATTCATAGGCCAAGCTAAAATCCTCTCCTTCCACAATGGCTGAATAAATAGTATTATTCGTTGCATACAGTCTGCAAAGCGCTTTAAGCGTTGTTTTAGCCTGATCAAAAAGATGAATTTCAAGCATATAACGAACTGTGGGTTGAGCAGGCTCTAACACATAAATCTGAGCATTAGGGATTTCCCTGAAGCAATCGACAAACTCTTGAACCGTCTCAGGAAGAACAAAAGAAACAGATGGTTTAAGATGAATTTCATAATTAACCTCTCTGTAAAAACTATAGATAAAAGACAATCCATTACAGATGCCGCATGAAGGCTCCCCCGGAATAAGAGCAACAAGCTGATTTCTTTCATCTTCGTATTGGACAGGCTGCCAAAGAGTATCACCTGCCACAAAAGACTCTCCGCTTCTTCCCATTGACATCGCACTTAGAGAATAGAAACTTAGCAATCCAGCCAACAGACTGGATAAAATCCACTTTTTAACCATGACTTTTCCTTTGAATCATTTGAAATTCAAGCCAATTTAAGGAAAAAGCCTTCAAAGCGCAAGAAAATAAGTAAAGAATAACGGAGGAATTAATCCCTTCTTTAGATTATTGCAGAAGGTTTTTTTAAAATTCCGCGCGTTTCCCCATTCGGCGGACACGCATTAAATCACTTCACCGAAGCGATTTCACCAGATTGGGCAAAGTGAGTCTTGATGGGATCGAAAGAGCGGCGATGGATTTCGCAAGGGCCATGCTTAAAAAGAGCTTCGACATGCTGCTCCGTTCCATAGCCTTTATGGTGATCGAATCCATAGGCAGGCCAGCGGGCATGATAATCGAGCATCAAGCGATCCCTTGTTTCTTTGGCTATAATGGATGCCGCAGCAATCGATTGAGATAATTGGTCCCCCTTAATGATCTTTAAGCAGGGCAAGGTTGGATGAGGCAGCTTCATGCCATCAACGAGCAAATAATCGGGGGCCTGCTTAAGGCGTTCTATCGCTATTAACATGGCGCAAATTGTCGCTTGATAAATATTGATGCGATCAATCTCAACAGAATCGACAATGCCGACAGCATAATAGATGGCAGGATCGGACGTCAAACGCGCAAATAAGCGCTCGCGCATTTTAGGAGTTAACTTTTTGCTATCGTTGACTTGAGGGATAAGCAAGCCTTTGGGCAAGATGCAAGCAGCTGCCACAACAGGGCCGGCCAAAGGACCGCGGCCTGCTTCATCAACACCTGCTAGCCATTGATAGCCTGTTAAATAGGCCTCTTCTTCATAAGACATCATTCCCTCCAAGCGGAGTTTTTCTTGCTCGTTTAGGGAATTAGGAGAGGGGGTCATATAGGCGATGTCGGGAAAAAACGTTAGCGTTAATCAAAATCAAAGTCATAGAACGCACACCCAGGCAATCGATTGACCTGGGTGCTAATCATTCTCATTCTAGCGGTCAAACAAGGACGCTTAGCTGTCTGTTCTTTCGCTAGCTTCTGTTTCAACAGCTTCTTTGGCATTTTCTTTGGCATTCTCAGCGCCACGGCGAGCACCGAAACGTCCTTTTACCTTAGAGGCTTTGCCAGATGTTCCACGCAAATAGTAAAGCTTGCTGCGGCGGACGTCGCCTTCTTTCATCACTTCAATTTTGGCAATACGAGGGCTATGCAGCATAAATACGCGCTCCATTCCTTCGCCATAAGCCACGCGGTGAACAGAGAAAGTCTCAGACAAGCCAGTTCCCTTTCTAGCAATCACGGTGCCTGTAAAAACCTGGATTCTCTCCTTATCGCCTTCAATAATGCGGATATGGACGCGAACAGTATCCCCAATGCGGAAAGTTGGGATGTCTTTTTTTAACTGCTGGTTTTCCAGCTTTTCAATAATGGCAGATCGACTCATGATCAATTTCTCCTAAAATTTCAATCTTTTCTCTATCGGCAAGGAAGGTTAACCACGCATTCCATGCAGATCGCATACAATTAATGATTTATTATTCTCTGAATGGGCTCTCTGCTATAATAAGAGATCAGGCCTCATCTCCCCTGTCTTTTTAAGAGCTTGCTCGTGACGCCATTTGGCAATCTCTTGATGATTCCCGCTCAGCAAAACACTCGGAACAGCCGCTTCTTCAAACACTTCCGGTCGAGTATAATGAGGATAGTCCAGCAATCCTTTTTCAAAGGAGTCTTCTTCAGCTGCAGAGGCATGACCTAGCACGTGAGGAATAAAGCGGATCACGCCATCAAGTAAGACAATTGCCGCTAGGCACCCATTAGTAAGAACAAAGTCTCCAATACTGATTTCTTCATCGACTTCCCGATCTAGCACACGCTGGTCAATTCCTTCGTAGTGGCCGCATAGAAGAATCAGATGGCTCTCTTGCGCTAATTGCCGACATTTAGCCGCATTTAATCGACTGCCTTGGGGAGATAAATAGATGACCCGCGCTTGAGGGCTTTTTACATGGCGAATAGCCGCTGTAACGGGCTGAGGCATCATCACCATGCCAGGTCCCCCGCCATAAGGCCGATCATCTACACGTCGATAGCGATTGTCAGCAAAATCTCTTATATCGGTTAATCGTATCGTTATTAGTCCCCTTTCTCGAGCCCGTTTAATGATACTTTCATCAAAAGGTCCTTTAAAATAGCCGGGAAACAGAGACAAAATATCGATGAACACCTTATGCTTTCGCCTTCTTCTCTTTTCTCTTCGCAGCCATTTTAGCGCGTTGAGCGACTTTCTTTTCTGTCTGTGTACGGATAATTTCAGGAGCGCTTCTCTTAATCAGAGTCGCTGCATTATCCGTGAGCTGCGCACCAAGGCCTAACCAATGTTGAATGCGATCGGTCTTAATAGATAATTTCTTATCATCTTCAGCTTCGATAGGATTGTACCATCCAAGAGCTTCAACATATTTTCCATCTCGTGGCGAACGAGAGTCCGTTACGACCAAACGATAAAATGAACGATTTGTGCGACCTTGTTGTCGTAATCTAATTTTTAACGCCATAGGGATCCTCCCAACATCTTTTCTAATTGTTTCATATTTGGCATATTTTTAAAAAATTGCTTTGCTTGTTTAAAGGATTTGACAAGCTTATTGACATCCTCAATTTTCGTTCCGCTGCCTTGTGCAATGCGCTTTCGTCTAGGGGTTATCAATTCACATTTTTCTATCCGCTCGTCACGAGTCATGGATAGAATCATCGCCTCAACTTTAAAAAACTCTTTCTCGTCAAAATCCATTGCTGGAAACTGACTCATTCCAGGAAGCATTCCCAAAAGACTTTTAATAGATCCCATTTTTTTGACAGTTTGAATTTGCTTCAAATAGTCATCATAGGTAAAAGTCGCTGTACGAATCTTCTGCTCAAGCTTTTGAGCCTCTGCTTCGTCTAAATGCTCCTGGGCTTTTTTGACCAGATTGATCGTATCTCCCATTCCCAAAATGCGATCAGCCATTGAATTGGGATTGAAGAGTTGTATATCGTCGACTTTCTCTCCAATTCCTTCAAACTTTAATGGCTTTCCCG
The nucleotide sequence above comes from Candidatus Protochlamydia phocaeensis. Encoded proteins:
- a CDS encoding ribonuclease HII, coding for MTPSPNSLNEQEKLRLEGMMSYEEEAYLTGYQWLAGVDEAGRGPLAGPVVAAACILPKGLLIPQVNDSKKLTPKMRERLFARLTSDPAIYYAVGIVDSVEIDRINIYQATICAMLIAIERLKQAPDYLLVDGMKLPHPTLPCLKIIKGDQLSQSIAAASIIAKETRDRLMLDYHARWPAYGFDHHKGYGTEQHVEALFKHGPCEIHRRSFDPIKTHFAQSGEIASVK
- the rpsP gene encoding 30S ribosomal protein S16 codes for the protein MALKIRLRQQGRTNRSFYRLVVTDSRSPRDGKYVEALGWYNPIEAEDDKKLSIKTDRIQHWLGLGAQLTDNAATLIKRSAPEIIRTQTEKKVAQRAKMAAKRKEKKAKA
- the rplS gene encoding 50S ribosomal protein L19, which gives rise to MSRSAIIEKLENQQLKKDIPTFRIGDTVRVHIRIIEGDKERIQVFTGTVIARKGTGLSETFSVHRVAYGEGMERVFMLHSPRIAKIEVMKEGDVRRSKLYYLRGTSGKASKVKGRFGARRGAENAKENAKEAVETEASERTDS
- the trmD gene encoding tRNA (guanosine(37)-N1)-methyltransferase TrmD codes for the protein MFIDILSLFPGYFKGPFDESIIKRARERGLITIRLTDIRDFADNRYRRVDDRPYGGGPGMVMMPQPVTAAIRHVKSPQARVIYLSPQGSRLNAAKCRQLAQESHLILLCGHYEGIDQRVLDREVDEEISIGDFVLTNGCLAAIVLLDGVIRFIPHVLGHASAAEEDSFEKGLLDYPHYTRPEVFEEAAVPSVLLSGNHQEIAKWRHEQALKKTGEMRPDLLL